One part of the Vicia villosa cultivar HV-30 ecotype Madison, WI linkage group LG6, Vvil1.0, whole genome shotgun sequence genome encodes these proteins:
- the LOC131615113 gene encoding protein DEFECTIVE IN MERISTEM SILENCING 3-like, translated as MLAIVCTTNGGVKELEKYDPEGTINSNRGLHGIVSSTGKVINGRFAVICLEDLRPFVGDFVDEDPQKKLAIPMPKLPNGECPPGFLDFAVNMIHLDSNRLSFLTANGHGLRETLFYSLFSHLQIYKTRKEMLLALPCITGGALSLDGGMIRKCGIFACGSRNDVEVKFSLLDREPDVPRDYTEVEDMVRKLKLETLI; from the exons ATGCTTGCAATTGTCTGCACTACAAATGGAGGAGTTAAAGAACTAGAGAAGTATGATCCAGAAGGCACAATAAACTCTAATCGTGGTTTGCATGGAATTGTATCTTCAACTGGAAAAGTAATAAATGGTCGATTTGCTGTCATATGTCTTGAAGATTTAAG ACCATTTGTTGGAGATTTTGTTGACGAAGATCCACAAAAGAAGTTGGCTATTCCAATGCCGAAATTGCCAAATGGGGAATGCCCTCCTGGATTTCTTGATTTTGCAGTGAACATGATCCATTTGGATTCAAATAGATTATCTTTTCTTACTGCAAATGGGCACGGTCTTAGAGAGACGTTGTTTTATAGCCTTTTTTCTCACTTACAAATATATAAAACCCGGAAAGAAATGTTGCTTGCTCTTCCATGCATTACTGGTGGAGCATTGTCATTAGATGGTGGAATGATCAGGAAATGCGGTATCTTTGCTTGTGGTAGtag AAATGATGTAGAAGTAAAGTTTTCTCTATTAGACAGAGAACCCGATGTACCTCGAGATTATACTGAAGTTGAAGATATGGTGAGGAAGCTGAAATTGGAAACCTTAATCTAA